A window from Ictalurus furcatus strain D&B chromosome 16, Billie_1.0, whole genome shotgun sequence encodes these proteins:
- the timm10b gene encoding mitochondrial import inner membrane translocase subunit Tim10 B, translating to MVMDPDGQLRNLRDFLLVYNRMTEICFQRCTNNFNYRNLTMDEEHCVDSCAGKLIRSNHRLMGTYVKLMPAMVQRRMEEMESKAAEAVKAAEAVGPVERLVGGLNSSDAPSTLITSTLATPSPDVPTPTYAAEQAEMVATHGIIQSVPSPSTNEALVSPVTFPVVTESAHTHSAESPVLVPSHPSNHP from the exons ATGGTTATGGACCCCGACGGACAACTACGGAAT CTTCGCGACTTCCTCTTGGTTTATAATCGAATGACCGAAATTTGCTTCCAGCGATGCACGAACAATTTCAACTACAGAAATCTCACAATGGATGAA GAGCATTGTGTGGACAGCTGTGCTGGCAAACTAATCCGTTCCAACCATCGCCTCATGGGCACATATGTAAAGTTGATGCCAGCTATGGTCCAACGCCGAATGGAGGAGATGGAAAGCAAAGCTGCAGAAGCCGTAAAGGCAGCCGAAGCAGTAGGCCCAGTGGAGCGTCTCGTTGGAGGTTTAAATTCATCAGATGCCCCATCCACCCTCATAACATCTACTCTTGCCACACCTTCACCAGATGTGCCGACACCCACATATGCTGCAGAACAGGCAGAGATGGTAGCTACCCATGGCATAATTCAATCTGTACCATCACCGTCTACAAATGAGGCATTGGTTTCACCCGTAACATTCCCAGTTGTTACagaaagtgcacacacacattcagctgAGTCCCCAGTATTAGTCCCATCCCATCCAAGCAATCATCCTTAG